From one Conyzicola nivalis genomic stretch:
- a CDS encoding XdhC family protein yields the protein MFEIADRLVAALDAGRTLAVATAVSIEGSAPRTVGTSMAFDGTSVIGSIAGGCVEGAVVDVCELVLADGVARTVDYGVSDETAFAVGLTCGGQLRIRVTVVTPQIEAALRAAAAGEPTGVAVALGDVPSRFEGRVAAELDARVAMGETALGAIDCDGTLVDVFFEVATPPARLIIFGAMEFSVALAAAGGALGYRVTVCDPRGLFATPARFPTAEVVVEWPTTWLARTAVDERTVICVLAHDDRFDAEIIAQSLALPVAFVGAMGSRRTHERRLASLRDRGVSEAGIARLHSPIGLDLGASTPEETAVSILAEVISARTGATTEPLRETRGSIHEPRGAHALLDLPHD from the coding sequence ATGTTCGAAATCGCCGACCGGCTCGTCGCCGCACTCGACGCCGGGCGCACGCTCGCCGTCGCGACCGCCGTCTCGATCGAGGGCAGCGCGCCGCGCACGGTGGGCACCTCGATGGCCTTCGACGGCACGTCGGTGATCGGGTCGATCGCGGGCGGCTGCGTCGAAGGAGCGGTGGTGGATGTCTGTGAGCTGGTGCTCGCGGACGGTGTCGCCCGCACGGTCGACTACGGTGTCAGCGACGAGACGGCCTTCGCGGTCGGGCTCACCTGCGGCGGGCAACTGCGCATCCGCGTCACCGTCGTCACCCCGCAGATCGAAGCGGCGCTGCGCGCGGCCGCGGCGGGGGAGCCGACAGGGGTAGCCGTCGCTCTCGGCGACGTGCCCTCCCGGTTCGAAGGCCGCGTCGCTGCCGAGCTCGACGCCCGCGTGGCGATGGGTGAGACGGCGCTCGGCGCGATCGACTGCGACGGCACGCTCGTCGACGTGTTCTTCGAGGTCGCCACACCGCCGGCCCGACTCATCATCTTCGGCGCGATGGAGTTCTCGGTCGCGCTCGCCGCGGCGGGCGGCGCGCTCGGCTACCGCGTGACCGTCTGCGACCCGCGCGGACTGTTCGCGACGCCCGCCCGTTTCCCTACGGCCGAGGTCGTCGTCGAGTGGCCGACGACCTGGCTCGCGCGCACGGCGGTCGACGAGCGCACCGTCATCTGCGTGCTCGCGCACGACGACCGGTTCGACGCCGAGATCATCGCCCAGTCGCTCGCCCTGCCCGTGGCGTTCGTCGGCGCAATGGGTTCGCGCCGCACCCACGAGCGGCGGCTCGCATCGCTGCGCGACCGCGGCGTGAGCGAAGCCGGAATCGCCCGGCTGCACTCGCCGATCGGCCTCGACCTCGGCGCGAGCACACCGGAGGAGACCGCGGTGTCGATCCTCGCCGAGGTCATCTCCGCGCGCACCGGCGCAACGACGGAGCCGCTGCGTGAGACGCGGGGGAGCATCCACGAGCCTCGCGGCGCCCACGCGCTCCTAGACTTGCCCCATGACTGA
- a CDS encoding DUF3467 domain-containing protein, with translation MTEHETPRTFKIDLPPTAVAGLFADFASVWHTPNVFVMDFVALTQPPQPTVDAETGAESVLVPGQVVSRIRIPPEQVFELAKALAQQLEAWERETGKKAPEKPLYGDIR, from the coding sequence ATGACTGAGCACGAGACCCCGCGGACCTTCAAGATCGATCTTCCGCCGACCGCGGTCGCCGGCCTGTTCGCGGACTTCGCCAGCGTCTGGCACACGCCGAACGTGTTCGTGATGGACTTCGTCGCGCTCACCCAGCCGCCGCAGCCGACCGTCGACGCGGAGACCGGCGCGGAGTCGGTGCTCGTCCCCGGCCAGGTGGTGAGCCGCATCCGCATCCCCCCGGAGCAGGTGTTCGAACTCGCAAAGGCGCTCGCGCAGCAGCTCGAGGCGTGGGAGCGGGAGACCGGCAAGAAGGCGCCCGAGAAGCCGCTCTACGGCGACATCAGGTAG